A stretch of Halostagnicola kamekurae DNA encodes these proteins:
- a CDS encoding S1C family serine protease, with translation MDNVTRRRYLAAAATGITGVVAGCAAPQSESSVPGSSSTELEVDGDLAGESAYTQVYDAVIDSIAQVRAYGVESPRRLGEGTGQGSGFLVALEQDGAYLITNEHVVSGADSVEIQYIGGDWTTATIAGTDYYSDLAVLAVDHVPDDAVSLPLSEQTPVVGQQVLAIGAPYGLEGSVSQGIVSGVNRSVDVSYRRFPFPNAIQTDAAVNPGNSGGPLVDLEGRAIGVVNAGGGDNIGFAISAALARRVVPALADDGVYEHSYLGISYREVTRAVVEEYGLEEASGVLVSSVDPNGPADDELERGDVIYELDGEPIPDRHALGTYLALETRPGDEVGIEFWRDGQERTVTVTLGSR, from the coding sequence ATGGACAACGTTACTCGCCGCCGTTATCTCGCCGCGGCCGCGACCGGCATCACTGGCGTCGTGGCGGGGTGTGCAGCGCCCCAATCGGAGAGTTCCGTTCCAGGGAGTTCGTCCACTGAACTCGAGGTAGACGGCGACCTCGCCGGCGAATCAGCCTACACGCAGGTCTACGACGCGGTCATCGATTCTATCGCACAGGTCCGCGCCTACGGCGTCGAGAGCCCGAGACGCCTCGGAGAGGGGACCGGACAAGGGTCGGGCTTTCTCGTCGCACTCGAGCAAGATGGAGCGTATCTCATCACCAACGAACACGTCGTCTCCGGGGCTGATTCGGTCGAGATCCAGTACATCGGCGGCGACTGGACGACCGCCACCATCGCCGGAACGGACTACTACAGCGATCTGGCCGTTCTCGCGGTCGATCACGTGCCGGACGATGCCGTGTCGCTCCCGCTGAGCGAGCAGACGCCGGTCGTCGGCCAGCAGGTCCTCGCAATCGGCGCGCCGTACGGGCTCGAGGGATCCGTTTCACAGGGGATCGTCAGCGGCGTCAACCGCTCGGTCGACGTCTCCTATCGCCGGTTTCCGTTCCCGAACGCGATCCAGACCGACGCGGCGGTCAACCCCGGCAACAGCGGCGGCCCGCTCGTCGACCTCGAGGGCCGAGCCATCGGCGTCGTCAATGCCGGCGGCGGCGACAACATCGGCTTTGCCATCTCCGCCGCGCTCGCCCGTCGCGTCGTCCCGGCGCTGGCCGACGACGGCGTGTACGAACACTCGTATCTCGGGATCAGCTACCGAGAGGTCACCAGAGCGGTCGTCGAGGAGTACGGCCTCGAGGAGGCGTCCGGCGTTCTCGTTTCCAGCGTCGATCCGAACGGTCCCGCTGACGACGAACTCGAGCGCGGCGACGTTATCTACGAACTCGACGGGGAACCGATCCCCGACCGCCACGCGCTGGGGACGTATCTCGCACTCGAGACTCGTCCCGGCGACGAGGTCGGCATCGAGTTCTGGCGAGACGGCCAGGAGAGGACGGTGACGGTCACGCTCGGGAGTCGCTAA
- a CDS encoding tRNA pseudouridine(54/55) synthase Pus10, with translation MTPTEDARELLATGPVCDSCLGRPFAERSFGLTNAERGRALRTTIALEDDADFDPVEPLECWVCEGYCGTFDAIAETIVDALEGIDFATYQVGSRIPPLIEENEDLFREDAGLEPDVGESLKREVNREVGRRVGAETGAEVGFERPDVLAIVDLDGFDPFDLLETEAGEAGGEAAVEPRSVTSHAVDLQVNPAFVYGRYRKLERDIPQTEWPCRECGGSGVQLGDDGEEPCDYCGGSGYMYDTSVEQVVRPHVVAAMDGDEGTFHGAGREDVDARMLEGGRPFVLEVKDPRIRDPDPEALEREINDAADGAVEVEGLRLASYEMVERVKEHDASKRYRADVEFGEPVDKAAFEGALAELDGTTLEQYTPQRVDHRRANITRTRTVYEIDGELSEPTRAEVRLHGEGGLYVKELISSDDGRTEPSLAGLLEVDAEVTALDVTGVEGEDEPFEREEYFRDDRSA, from the coding sequence ATGACACCCACGGAAGACGCCCGGGAGTTGCTGGCGACGGGGCCGGTCTGTGACTCCTGTCTCGGGCGTCCGTTCGCCGAACGCAGTTTCGGCCTGACGAACGCCGAGCGGGGGCGCGCGCTTCGGACGACGATCGCGCTCGAGGACGACGCGGATTTCGACCCCGTCGAGCCGCTCGAGTGCTGGGTCTGTGAGGGGTACTGCGGAACGTTCGACGCGATCGCCGAAACGATCGTCGACGCGCTCGAGGGGATCGACTTCGCGACCTACCAGGTCGGGAGCCGCATCCCACCGCTGATCGAGGAGAACGAGGACCTCTTCCGCGAGGACGCCGGCCTCGAGCCGGACGTCGGCGAGTCACTCAAACGCGAGGTGAACCGGGAGGTCGGTCGCCGCGTCGGCGCGGAAACCGGCGCGGAAGTCGGGTTCGAACGCCCCGACGTCCTCGCTATCGTCGACCTCGACGGCTTCGATCCGTTCGACCTGCTCGAGACCGAAGCTGGCGAAGCGGGTGGGGAGGCCGCCGTGGAACCGCGGTCGGTGACGAGCCACGCCGTCGACCTGCAGGTCAACCCCGCGTTCGTCTACGGGCGCTACCGAAAGCTCGAGCGGGACATTCCTCAGACCGAGTGGCCCTGTCGGGAGTGTGGCGGAAGCGGCGTTCAGTTGGGCGACGACGGCGAGGAGCCCTGTGACTACTGCGGGGGATCGGGCTACATGTACGACACGAGCGTCGAACAGGTCGTTCGCCCCCACGTCGTCGCGGCGATGGACGGCGACGAGGGTACCTTCCACGGCGCGGGCCGCGAGGACGTCGACGCCCGGATGCTCGAGGGCGGTCGCCCGTTCGTCCTCGAGGTCAAAGACCCGCGAATCCGCGATCCGGATCCGGAAGCGCTCGAGCGCGAGATCAACGACGCGGCCGACGGCGCGGTCGAGGTCGAGGGACTCCGTCTCGCGAGCTACGAGATGGTCGAACGCGTCAAGGAACACGACGCGAGCAAGCGCTACCGGGCCGACGTCGAGTTCGGAGAACCCGTCGACAAAGCGGCTTTCGAGGGCGCGCTTGCCGAACTCGACGGAACGACCCTCGAGCAGTACACCCCACAGCGGGTCGACCACCGACGGGCGAACATCACCCGCACGCGAACCGTCTACGAGATCGACGGCGAACTCAGCGAACCGACGCGAGCCGAAGTCCGGCTTCACGGCGAAGGCGGGCTCTACGTCAAGGAACTCATCAGCAGCGACGACGGCCGCACCGAGCCGAGTCTGGCGGGCCTGCTCGAGGTCGACGCCGAGGTGACCGCGCTCGACGTCACCGGCGTCGAGGGGGAGGACGAACCGTTCGAACGCGAGGAGTACTTCCGGGACGACCGCTCGGCCTGA
- the rnhB gene encoding ribonuclease HII, which produces MYQFGVDEAGKGPVFGSMFAATVCVDDLERLPDGIADSKRLTAERREELAETLRETDGVHVGVAEVSTARIDDPETNMNALAVSAHANAIEDATAGLAVSDQSENAAISGLCDACDTDADRFARRVSDACSLEATVDARHGADDDSDLVGAASIVAKVERDAHVADLAAEYGEIGSGYPGDPKTRAFLESYVEETGELPPFARESWSTCADALAAANQTTLGGF; this is translated from the coding sequence ATGTACCAGTTCGGGGTCGACGAAGCCGGCAAGGGACCGGTGTTCGGCTCGATGTTCGCCGCGACCGTCTGCGTGGACGATCTCGAGCGGCTGCCCGACGGAATCGCCGATTCGAAGCGGCTCACGGCCGAGCGGCGCGAGGAACTGGCCGAAACGCTTCGCGAGACCGACGGCGTCCACGTCGGCGTCGCCGAGGTTTCGACGGCGCGGATCGACGATCCCGAGACGAACATGAACGCCCTCGCTGTGAGCGCGCACGCAAACGCGATCGAGGACGCGACGGCGGGGCTCGCGGTTTCGGACCAGTCAGAGAACGCAGCTATTTCCGGCCTCTGTGACGCCTGCGATACCGACGCGGATCGGTTCGCCCGGCGAGTGAGCGATGCCTGCTCGCTCGAGGCGACCGTCGACGCCCGCCACGGCGCGGACGACGACTCCGACCTCGTCGGCGCGGCGAGCATCGTGGCGAAAGTCGAGCGCGACGCCCACGTCGCCGACCTCGCCGCGGAGTACGGCGAGATCGGCAGCGGTTACCCCGGCGATCCCAAAACCCGAGCGTTCCTCGAGTCCTACGTCGAGGAGACGGGCGAGTTGCCGCCCTTCGCCCGCGAGTCGTGGTCGACGTGTGCAGACGCGCTCGCGGCGGCGAATCAGACGACGCTCGGGGGATTCTGA
- a CDS encoding preprotein translocase subunit SecD — MKPTAFLKENWRVLLLVVFVLGAVVALFLPGGVMGDSSYASQGESNQSWTEDPINLEYGLGLEGGTRISAPVVGMTAENVDAGVVSDGEADQDRITEIEESLYADEALDLEIGDANVVVHDDGTVSVELFVDDVSEGAFVAALEDADVGASEDDVREGVTQETRNDIIETITLRINEAGLSGGQVTDAEMSDQHYVVTEVPEMGEAELRSILEDRGIVEVVAYHPGGENGTQVNETVLTGDDIAEVDPPRQPERGTGYEVPVQVEDSSAEDFQSDMREMGYTEQQGWSNCRVQDPQTGEMEFNDEQEQHCLLTVVDGEPVAAHSMSQQLGSSMATGDWAESPRFQMGAQEYSEAQALSVNLEAGELRAPLDMTEGKFYSLQPALADQFKTYSLLIGVLSVISVSGVVYGRYQDRRVAAPMILTALAEVFILLGFAALIRMPLDLSHIAGFIAVVGTGVDDLIIIADEVMSEGDVNSQRVFESRFRKAFWVIGAAAATTIIAMSPLAVLSLGDLRGFAIITILGVLIGVLITRPAYGDILRRLLTDK; from the coding sequence ATGAAACCGACGGCGTTCCTCAAGGAGAATTGGCGCGTTCTCTTGCTCGTCGTGTTCGTCCTCGGCGCGGTCGTCGCGCTGTTTCTCCCCGGCGGCGTCATGGGTGACAGCAGCTACGCCTCGCAAGGAGAGAGCAACCAGTCGTGGACCGAGGACCCGATCAACCTCGAGTACGGGCTCGGTCTCGAGGGCGGGACGCGAATCAGCGCGCCGGTCGTCGGGATGACCGCGGAGAACGTCGACGCCGGCGTCGTTTCCGACGGCGAGGCCGATCAGGATCGGATAACCGAGATCGAAGAGTCGCTGTACGCAGACGAGGCGCTCGACCTCGAGATCGGCGACGCGAACGTCGTCGTCCACGACGACGGCACCGTCAGCGTCGAACTGTTCGTCGACGACGTGAGCGAGGGGGCGTTCGTCGCCGCCCTCGAGGACGCCGACGTCGGGGCGTCCGAAGACGACGTCAGGGAGGGAGTCACGCAGGAAACTCGAAACGACATCATCGAGACGATCACCCTCCGGATCAACGAGGCGGGTCTCTCCGGCGGGCAGGTAACCGACGCGGAGATGAGCGATCAGCACTACGTCGTCACCGAGGTACCCGAGATGGGCGAAGCCGAACTCAGATCGATACTCGAGGATCGAGGTATCGTCGAAGTCGTGGCGTACCACCCGGGAGGCGAGAACGGAACCCAGGTCAACGAGACGGTCCTCACCGGCGACGACATCGCGGAGGTCGACCCGCCGAGACAACCCGAACGGGGAACGGGCTACGAAGTCCCCGTCCAGGTCGAAGATAGCAGCGCCGAGGACTTCCAATCCGACATGCGGGAGATGGGGTATACTGAACAGCAGGGATGGAGTAACTGTCGCGTACAGGACCCACAGACCGGCGAGATGGAATTCAACGACGAGCAGGAACAACACTGTCTGCTCACAGTCGTCGACGGCGAACCGGTCGCCGCACACTCGATGAGCCAGCAACTGGGATCGAGCATGGCCACCGGAGACTGGGCGGAGAGTCCGAGGTTCCAGATGGGCGCCCAGGAGTACTCGGAGGCACAGGCGCTGTCGGTCAACCTGGAGGCCGGCGAACTGCGCGCACCGCTCGATATGACCGAGGGGAAATTCTACTCGCTCCAGCCGGCGCTGGCCGACCAGTTCAAGACCTACTCGCTGCTGATCGGGGTTCTCTCGGTGATCAGCGTCAGCGGCGTCGTCTACGGTCGCTATCAGGATCGGCGCGTCGCAGCGCCGATGATACTCACGGCGCTGGCGGAGGTGTTCATCCTGCTCGGCTTCGCGGCGCTGATACGTATGCCGCTTGACCTCTCGCACATCGCCGGCTTCATCGCCGTCGTCGGAACGGGGGTAGACGACCTGATCATCATCGCCGACGAGGTGATGTCCGAAGGCGACGTCAACTCCCAGCGCGTCTTCGAGTCGCGCTTCCGCAAGGCGTTCTGGGTCATCGGGGCCGCGGCCGCGACGACGATCATCGCGATGTCGCCGCTCGCGGTGCTCAGTCTGGGTGACCTGCGCGGGTTCGCCATCATCACCATCCTCGGCGTGTTGATCGGCGTGCTCATCACCCGACCCGCCTACGGGGATATCCTGCGGCGGCTCCTCACCGACAAGTAA
- the secF gene encoding protein translocase subunit SecF: MGYFDVPEIEYTRYSNRQLAAIPLAFLAVALAILLVAYTVYGTPVALGMDFAGGTELTVETTDSESAIQTAFDEEPESIQSTGASNQYIIQFTSEDQQALTDQAEENLAPADGNSEVIQESSSTSASFGAEAQQTALLGIAVAFVGMSVITFLLFRTFVPSIAIILSAFSDLVIPLAFMNLANIPLTLGTVAGLLMLIGYSVDSDILLNNHVLRRGGSFYESTNEAIRTGVTMTITSMVAMLVMAIAATIMGVELLASIGTILFVGLAADLMNTYMLNLSLLRWYKFEGINR; this comes from the coding sequence ATGGGGTATTTCGACGTACCGGAGATCGAGTACACCCGGTACAGTAACCGGCAACTCGCGGCGATTCCGTTGGCTTTCCTCGCGGTCGCGTTGGCTATTCTATTGGTCGCGTATACCGTCTATGGAACGCCCGTCGCACTCGGAATGGATTTTGCTGGCGGCACGGAACTGACCGTCGAGACGACGGACTCGGAGTCGGCGATCCAGACCGCGTTCGACGAAGAACCAGAGTCGATTCAGTCGACGGGGGCGTCGAACCAGTACATCATCCAGTTCACGTCCGAGGACCAACAGGCGCTGACCGATCAGGCCGAGGAGAACCTCGCGCCAGCTGATGGCAACAGTGAGGTCATCCAAGAGTCCTCCTCGACATCGGCGAGCTTCGGCGCGGAGGCACAGCAAACGGCGCTGCTGGGGATCGCCGTCGCGTTCGTCGGGATGAGCGTTATCACGTTCTTGCTCTTTCGGACGTTCGTCCCGTCGATCGCGATCATCCTCTCGGCGTTTTCGGATCTCGTGATCCCGCTCGCATTCATGAATCTGGCGAACATTCCGCTCACGCTCGGGACCGTCGCCGGGTTGTTGATGCTGATCGGCTACTCGGTCGACTCCGACATCCTGTTGAACAATCACGTTCTCCGTCGTGGCGGGAGCTTCTATGAGAGTACGAACGAGGCGATCAGAACGGGTGTCACGATGACGATTACCTCGATGGTCGCCATGCTCGTGATGGCCATCGCGGCGACGATCATGGGCGTCGAACTGCTGGCCTCGATCGGGACAATCCTGTTCGTCGGGCTGGCAGCCGATCTGATGAACACCTACATGTTGAACCTCAGTCTGCTTCGCTGGTACAAGTTCGAGGGGATCAATCGATGA
- a CDS encoding DUF5812 family protein, with product MSEKTATFVVTHAEEESAVVRDVETAQVHTLASNPGLEVDDVLEATVAPKPPLEVAWEVVDVEDRRTVELVDSDLSPTTHERELAADAQPGEVVREERAGTGEIHVLSLPDEDVDDAAADVLEDDETVARAARLEAVRVEVRSDPEAGVLSVRYLPD from the coding sequence ATGAGCGAGAAGACGGCGACGTTCGTCGTCACCCACGCGGAAGAAGAGTCGGCGGTCGTCAGAGACGTCGAGACGGCGCAGGTTCACACCCTCGCGTCGAATCCCGGCCTCGAGGTCGACGACGTGCTCGAGGCGACGGTGGCACCGAAGCCGCCGCTCGAGGTCGCCTGGGAGGTCGTCGACGTCGAGGATCGGCGGACGGTCGAGCTCGTCGATAGCGATCTCAGCCCGACCACCCACGAACGAGAACTGGCGGCCGACGCCCAGCCGGGCGAGGTCGTCCGCGAGGAGCGAGCGGGAACCGGCGAGATTCACGTCCTCTCGCTTCCGGACGAAGACGTCGACGACGCGGCCGCCGACGTACTCGAGGACGACGAGACGGTGGCTCGAGCGGCCCGGCTCGAGGCCGTCCGCGTCGAGGTTCGCTCAGATCCCGAGGCGGGCGTCTTGAGCGTTCGGTACCTGCCCGACTGA
- a CDS encoding glucose-6-phosphate isomerase produces the protein MDVDIGNALASVASPGISREALDRLDERVGQAHERIETGRENHEHGYAALNLPERTDPDEIRRAVDPVADAEALITIGIGGSALGAATIVDALEGDTEMVFLDNVDPEWVTSRLESVPLAETAINVVSKSGTTAETLANFLVVRDAFEAAGVDWTERTIVTTGEAGPLSDLAERHDLPKLRVPDGVPGRFSALSPVGMVAAAVAGHDLEALLEGARTEAESLSGSLFECPAYAYGATTYALDGRGAGINAMIPYAESLETYAEWFAQLWAESLGKDDLGQTPVRALGVTDQHSQLQLYRAGPRDKLVTFVAPRERSDRAIPDTEVEELAYLGDSTLGELLEAEFEATEASLAAAGRPNVRVELETVDEYELGGLLYGMEASCVLAGELYSVNAFNQPAVEWAKNATRGLLGGGEFAEADAVAEKTTLRVER, from the coding sequence ATGGACGTCGATATCGGCAACGCGCTCGCGTCGGTCGCCTCGCCGGGCATCTCTCGAGAGGCGCTCGACCGGCTCGACGAGCGGGTCGGTCAGGCCCACGAACGCATCGAAACCGGCAGGGAGAATCACGAGCACGGCTACGCCGCGTTGAACCTCCCCGAGCGAACCGATCCCGACGAGATTCGGCGAGCGGTCGACCCCGTCGCCGACGCCGAGGCGCTGATCACGATCGGAATCGGCGGCAGCGCGCTGGGCGCGGCGACGATCGTCGACGCGCTCGAGGGAGACACCGAGATGGTCTTTCTCGACAACGTCGACCCCGAATGGGTGACGAGCCGACTCGAGTCGGTTCCGCTCGCCGAGACGGCAATCAACGTCGTCTCGAAGTCGGGCACGACCGCGGAGACGCTGGCGAACTTCCTCGTGGTTCGGGACGCCTTCGAAGCCGCGGGCGTCGACTGGACCGAACGAACGATCGTGACCACCGGCGAGGCCGGCCCCCTCTCGGATCTCGCCGAGCGCCACGACCTGCCGAAACTTCGGGTTCCCGACGGCGTCCCCGGCCGGTTCTCGGCGCTCTCGCCGGTCGGAATGGTCGCCGCCGCGGTCGCCGGCCACGACCTCGAGGCGCTGCTCGAGGGCGCGCGAACCGAAGCCGAATCGCTGTCGGGATCGCTGTTCGAGTGTCCCGCCTACGCCTACGGGGCGACCACCTACGCGCTCGACGGCCGCGGAGCCGGAATCAACGCGATGATTCCGTACGCGGAATCGCTCGAGACCTATGCGGAGTGGTTCGCCCAGCTGTGGGCCGAGAGTCTGGGCAAGGACGACCTCGGACAGACACCCGTTCGGGCGCTCGGAGTCACCGACCAGCACTCACAGCTTCAGTTGTATCGCGCGGGCCCGCGGGACAAACTCGTCACGTTCGTCGCGCCGCGAGAGCGCTCCGACCGAGCGATTCCGGACACCGAGGTCGAGGAACTCGCCTATCTCGGCGACTCCACGCTCGGCGAACTGCTCGAGGCCGAGTTCGAGGCGACCGAGGCGAGCCTCGCCGCCGCCGGTCGCCCGAACGTGCGCGTCGAACTCGAGACGGTCGACGAGTACGAACTCGGCGGCCTGCTCTACGGAATGGAGGCGTCGTGCGTGCTCGCCGGCGAACTCTACAGCGTGAACGCGTTCAACCAGCCGGCCGTCGAGTGGGCGAAGAACGCGACCCGCGGCCTGCTCGGTGGGGGCGAGTTCGCCGAAGCGGACGCCGTCGCGGAGAAGACGACCCTTCGCGTCGAGCGGTAG
- a CDS encoding CPBP family intramembrane glutamic endopeptidase has protein sequence MGTTAQSDADGDASGVDAVPAVGTIVTALTMGCLLVPVRQGIDEPTVLGASVFAAIAVAAFLARRYGILERERSGLVAAVSSALVVVLSATAIMLGTSGSVTVPEVGWSISLLFGALVTSFTATGVAIAEYAGISGTGLSRRAGQFLEMVILGFAGLIAMQIASIVVSVPMIVAVGELTEFQWQAVSYLATGLGLGTVAVGYLLFRGYGLSYVDIELPTLRTVVWMVVGLILIFGANIAVSMLITGAGVESAEHSLSETVEQNVGLVVIIVPAMVLIVGPFEELLYRNVVQKSLYETFSRPSAIVVASTVFMVVHVGAYATAGAGRVLASLISVFALSLVLGTIYERTDNLVVPALVHGCYNALLFVPYLS, from the coding sequence ATGGGCACGACAGCACAGTCGGATGCAGACGGCGACGCGAGCGGCGTCGACGCCGTCCCCGCGGTCGGAACCATCGTTACCGCGCTCACGATGGGATGTCTCCTGGTCCCCGTTCGACAGGGCATCGACGAGCCGACCGTCCTGGGGGCGAGCGTCTTCGCCGCCATCGCCGTCGCGGCCTTTCTCGCGAGACGCTATGGCATCCTCGAGCGCGAGCGAAGCGGGCTCGTCGCCGCGGTCTCGAGCGCCCTCGTCGTGGTTCTCTCGGCGACGGCGATCATGCTCGGCACGTCCGGTTCGGTGACCGTTCCCGAAGTCGGCTGGTCGATATCGCTATTATTCGGCGCTCTCGTCACGAGTTTCACCGCGACTGGAGTCGCCATCGCGGAGTACGCCGGCATCTCCGGGACCGGACTGAGCCGGCGAGCCGGACAGTTCCTCGAGATGGTGATCCTCGGGTTCGCCGGCCTGATCGCGATGCAGATCGCGTCGATCGTCGTCTCGGTGCCGATGATAGTCGCGGTCGGAGAGCTGACTGAGTTCCAGTGGCAGGCCGTGAGCTATCTCGCGACCGGTCTCGGTCTCGGAACGGTCGCCGTCGGCTATCTTCTGTTTCGCGGGTACGGCCTGTCGTACGTCGATATCGAGCTGCCGACGCTTCGGACGGTGGTCTGGATGGTCGTCGGCCTCATTCTCATCTTCGGTGCAAACATCGCGGTCTCGATGCTCATAACCGGTGCGGGCGTCGAATCCGCCGAACACAGCCTGTCCGAAACGGTCGAACAGAACGTCGGGCTCGTCGTGATCATCGTCCCGGCGATGGTGCTTATCGTCGGACCATTCGAAGAACTTCTGTACCGAAACGTCGTCCAGAAGTCGCTGTACGAAACGTTTTCGCGACCCAGCGCGATCGTGGTCGCGAGCACCGTCTTCATGGTCGTCCACGTCGGCGCCTACGCGACCGCCGGCGCGGGGCGAGTGCTCGCGAGTCTCATCAGCGTCTTCGCGCTCTCGCTGGTGCTCGGGACGATTTACGAGCGGACGGACAACCTGGTCGTCCCCGCGCTGGTCCACGGCTGTTACAACGCCCTGCTTTTCGTGCCGTATCTATCCTGA
- a CDS encoding NOB1 family endonuclease, whose amino-acid sequence MYILDSSAFIHDFHTTEQSATIPLVRDELEDESAYRYDAMEGSGMHIHIPNEDTTEQVERAARESGDFETLSETDIRLVAASFELDGVLVTDDYAMQNVAEKLNVDVEVIAREGIEEQRDWRFQCQGCGREFDDEKDRCPICGSGLARKNPS is encoded by the coding sequence ATGTACATCCTCGATTCCTCGGCTTTTATCCACGATTTTCACACGACAGAACAGTCTGCGACCATCCCGCTCGTCCGCGACGAACTCGAGGACGAGAGCGCCTACCGCTACGACGCGATGGAAGGCTCCGGAATGCACATCCACATTCCGAACGAGGACACCACCGAACAGGTCGAACGCGCGGCCCGAGAGTCGGGCGACTTCGAGACTCTCTCGGAAACCGACATCCGACTCGTCGCGGCGAGTTTCGAACTCGACGGCGTGCTTGTCACCGACGACTACGCGATGCAAAACGTCGCGGAAAAGTTAAACGTCGACGTCGAAGTGATCGCTCGAGAGGGGATCGAAGAACAGCGCGACTGGCGGTTCCAGTGTCAGGGCTGCGGTCGAGAGTTCGACGACGAGAAGGATCGCTGTCCGATCTGCGGATCCGGACTCGCTCGCAAGAATCCGAGTTAA
- a CDS encoding PRC-barrel domain-containing protein → MSDILAENLSGKSVMGSDGVELGMLYNVTMDIKSGKLHDLVIDPDEELPGHAVDFDRDDTGRFRVPVSRVQAVKDYIVVKR, encoded by the coding sequence ATGAGCGACATACTCGCCGAAAACCTCTCGGGGAAGTCCGTCATGGGATCCGACGGAGTTGAACTGGGAATGCTCTACAACGTCACGATGGACATCAAATCGGGTAAACTACACGACCTCGTCATCGACCCCGACGAGGAGCTACCCGGCCACGCGGTCGATTTCGACCGCGACGACACCGGCCGATTCCGCGTGCCCGTCAGCCGCGTTCAGGCGGTCAAAGACTACATCGTCGTCAAGCGCTAA